The window CTTGCCAGTACCAAGCACCAGGCCAAGGCGAAACCAGAGCACGTATTAGATTATAAATCTCTATCGCTGGCCGGCTCCAGTCAATATAACCATCTTCGGGTTTGCGTCGTCGAACAATAGTTGCATTTGACTCATCCTGTTCAATAATATTAATATTCTCATGATATAATAAAGGCAAAGTTTCAGTAATTAGTTCTTTTGCTGCCATAGCAATTTTTGTACGTAAAGATAAAGCCGTATCAAAGAATGAAATAGCTAATTTTTTTTGAGCTACAATCGGTCCAGCATCTACAATATTTGTCATTTTATGTATTGTTACGCCTGTTTCTTTTTCGCCATTTATTAATACCCAATTTACGACATTAGCACCACGATAACGTGGTAGGAGAGAACCGTGAATGTTAAATATCCCCTTTCTAAAAATGTTTAACACTTCAGGTTTTAAAATGCTGTCGTATGAAAAGCATAGTCCTAAGTCCGGATTTAGTGTTTTCAATTCCTCAATAAAATTGTAGTATTTACCAGGATCATTTTTAAATTGAGGCTGAAGTATACCTTTGCATCCATGTTTTTTTTTCCATTCTTCAACCTCCTTTTTAGCTTCCGGACGTTTTGATGAATACACAACGGCGCTAATATCTTCGTTTGTTAAAACATCCCTTAAGACGGCAAGGCCATATTCATCTCCAAAAACAATTATTCTATTATTTGACATTGTTCCTTCCCATCTCTTTAAGTAATTCATCGTATTTTAAGTGCTGTTTGGTGGCTCTTCCTTCGATACATCTTGTTACCCGTTCACGTGGAGTCATCGGTTGGGGTGTCCACCAACCCGGATGTGTAAGTACTTGTATTTTGTCAGGTTTCGACTGTTCCAAAATATCCCTCAACCGTGAGTGACGCCAATAACCATTTGAATCAGAACAGTAATAATAGTTTTCTTTTAGGTAGCGAGAATAAGTATTAACCATATTTTCAATAACATGTCTCTCTTCATTAATCCATTTTCCAGTTTCAGGATTATGAAAGGAAAATACTTTAATTTCTTGACCAATCATCTCTTCAACTATCCTTTTTTCAAATGCTAGGTATTTCTCAAACATTTTTTTATCTTCACCATATTGGAGGTTATAAAAAAGAGGATCAAAATGTAGCCCAACCTCATGACCCATAAAAACAATTTCTTTTACAAGATTTAAAATCTCCAGTTCAAAGAAATTATAAAAATTATTATGAAGGTGAATAAAATAAGTAGCAACAACACCCTCATTCTTTTCTATGAGAGCAAGTTTATAAGAACGATGAACAGACAAATCAATATCATGCCTCCAAAGGATGTTCTTTCCATTCATTTCAATATCTGAATAAGAAATAAACTTATACTTAAGTTTTGCCAATCTTAATAACTCCCGGTATTTTTCTTCAGTAAAATCTTCTATGTTATAATTCATTAAATACCTCAATTAATCGATTCTCCTTTGAAGACATATAATTCAGCCCAATTTTTTATTCATCAATAGCTTTAACTTGTCTAATAATCCTTGCAGGATTCCCTGCAACTACACAACATTCAGGTATATCATTAAGAACAACACTTCCCATACCCACCATAACATTATTACCTATAGAAATATTTCCGACAATCGTACTATTAGAACCAAGATAACACGACTCTCCTACATGAACTCCTCCTGAAACACAGACACCCGCAGCAATGCAAGTATAATCACCTATTACGTCATCATGACTTATTACAGTATTGGGAAGAATTATCACATGGTTACCAATCACCACATTTGATGTAATACTTACATTTTGAAATACTACTACACCAGTTCCCAATTTTGTCATTTTTGATATAGATGCTGCCGGGTGGATTATTGTTTCAAATCTGTCTAAGGAAATACGAGTTTTACCTATAATTTTCCTTTTATTTAAATAATTCTGTGGGCTTCCAATCCCGTTAACAAAAACACAGTCGTTCATTTCATGAGCTATTTCCAATGGTCCGAGAATTCTCACGCCGTGTAGCAGTTTACCCCACTTATCAGGATTATCATCAAGAAAACCAATACATTCGTATTTAGGTCCATATAATATATTAATTTCATACAGTGCATCTAAAATATCGATACAATTACCACCCGTGCCTAGGATTACTATTTTTTTAATTGCTTTCCCCCCCCATCAGAATTATTGTTTGAAAGCTAATGGAAAAAGAGTAATCATTCAAATAAAATAAATTTCATATAAAAGTATGTTAATACCATATCGTCCCGTTATTTATATTCATTCATTTTTCCTTGAAACAATAGTTATTCCGGAATCCTCTATATCCATATGTTCTATTGACAATCCGGCTTCTTCACACCAGTTCTTTATTTCCTCGGGTGTATGTCTATGACAATTTAAAGGTCTATACCAGTCGAAATTAACATGGTTCATTTCTTCAAGATTCCATTCAGGTCTATAATATGCTTTAAAAATATACCAGTAAAATAGCCGTTGTAAATCAATTTTTCCTGCCGGAATACCAAGATATGGCACATCCTCGGGTACATTAATCTCAACTTTTAATTCACCTAAAGTTTTTCCAAGCATTGTTAAGGGCATCAGGGCTTGCCACGCTTCTTCATTATTCATATTCTTTATATATTCCCTTATATGATCGTCACAAAATTCACGAACAGGAGCTTTCTTTTTATAAACATAAAACATAAACCTTCCGCCGGATAATAATAACGAGGCCAAATATTTAAACGACTTTTCTGTTGAATTAGTATGATGTAATACTCCTTCGGAAAAGATGATATCAAAAGTAGGACCTTCAAATGGCAGATTCATAAGATCAGCCTGCAAAAACTCCCCTTTAAGCCCCTTTTTTTCGAAAACTGAAGCGGCAATATCTATTGCCTCTGATATGTCCACTCCTAAATAGTTAATTTTATTAATGTATTTTTCAAAAAGTAGTAAAGTCGAAAACCCGGAACCGCAACCTGCATCTAAAAACTTAGCTCCATCAAATAGATAATCATTAAGGAGGTTTTCGTCTCCCTTTAAATATCTTTGGATAAGCCATGCCTTATGAGCGTCTAGAACCACCTTAGAATCATATGACTTCCTTTTTCCCCATTTAAAAGCAAAGGCGTTTTTAGTTTGAGCCTGGTTATCAGAGTATATTTTTATTTGTCGTAATATCGCATTTTGTACTACATAATCAGTGGAAAGAATCCTAATTCTGTTTCCCTCATTTAATCTATCCACCCCAAGAATCTTTGCCCAGTACACTAAATCACCTCTATAAGTATTCTCTACACCAGTGCTCAAAGTTCAGTAACGACCAAATAAATAGTCTCCTATTATCTTTACCCTTCAAATGATCATCAACTAGCTTCTGTATTGAATCCCTGTCTAAAAACTCGTAGATACGAGCATTGCCATTGTAAATAATCCTTTTTACATATTCTATACTTTCTCCCCTAAACCAGGAAGCATCTGGGGCTGAAAATCCCTGTTTAATACCCTCGGTTATCTGTGCAGGGATATAACGTTCCATAACTTTTCTTAAAATAAGTTTTCCATCTCTGGTTTTCTCAAAATACTTGTTTGTTTTAGGTCCTGGCTCATTTTCGTTTAACCTGACTATCTCGCCCAGATTCTTTAATTTTAGAACTACTGGCACTTTAATTGCAAAATCCACTAGATCATTATCTAAAAAAGGTACCCTTGTTTCTAGGCCATGAGCCATACTAAGCTTGTCTTCCACTATCAACAATCCATGGAGAAATGTTTTTGCTTCAAA is drawn from Peptococcaceae bacterium and contains these coding sequences:
- a CDS encoding methionyl-tRNA formyltransferase, with the translated sequence MSNNRIIVFGDEYGLAVLRDVLTNEDISAVVYSSKRPEAKKEVEEWKKKHGCKGILQPQFKNDPGKYYNFIEELKTLNPDLGLCFSYDSILKPEVLNIFRKGIFNIHGSLLPRYRGANVVNWVLINGEKETGVTIHKMTNIVDAGPIVAQKKLAISFFDTALSLRTKIAMAAKELITETLPLLYHENINIIEQDESNATIVRRRKPEDGYIDWSRPAIEIYNLIRALVSPWPGAWYWQEDQKIIIDYFMHLDDVERLQKERIGRVVK
- a CDS encoding acetyltransferase, encoding MLGTGGNCIDILDALYEINILYGPKYECIGFLDDNPDKWGKLLHGVRILGPLEIAHEMNDCVFVNGIGSPQNYLNKRKIIGKTRISLDRFETIIHPAASISKMTKLGTGVVVFQNVSITSNVVIGNHVIILPNTVISHDDVIGDYTCIAAGVCVSGGVHVGESCYLGSNSTIVGNISIGNNVMVGMGSVVLNDIPECCVVAGNPARIIRQVKAIDE
- a CDS encoding class I SAM-dependent methyltransferase — its product is MYWAKILGVDRLNEGNRIRILSTDYVVQNAILRQIKIYSDNQAQTKNAFAFKWGKRKSYDSKVVLDAHKAWLIQRYLKGDENLLNDYLFDGAKFLDAGCGSGFSTLLLFEKYINKINYLGVDISEAIDIAASVFEKKGLKGEFLQADLMNLPFEGPTFDIIFSEGVLHHTNSTEKSFKYLASLLLSGGRFMFYVYKKKAPVREFCDDHIREYIKNMNNEEAWQALMPLTMLGKTLGELKVEINVPEDVPYLGIPAGKIDLQRLFYWYIFKAYYRPEWNLEEMNHVNFDWYRPLNCHRHTPEEIKNWCEEAGLSIEHMDIEDSGITIVSRKNE